GAGAAGCGCTTGCCAGTATCAAATCAGTATCGAGACTGAGTATCAGTTCGAGGTCGATAGATGAAGACGTTGGCCGAGAGATGAGGTGGAGTGGGGAAAAAATAGTCTCTGACGGGCCTGTAGCAAGGACGCAGGGAACAGATATAGTCGCTGAAGATCTGTTCTTTAACGTTCCTGCCAGAAAGAAATTCCTTTCAAGCGATCAAGCAGAACTTAGAAAGATCACTGCTTTTATTCAAAGCCTGTCACTAGCTGTTCCTGACATAGCATTCTTGTTGAAAAGTAACGGAAAAGATGTCCTTTCATATCCAGTTTCAACGATGGACGAAAGGGTGGAAGTGATTTTTGGGGCGGGAACATTCCCAAACCTTAAAAGATTTGACGATGACGATGGCCGGATCAGAATCCATGGCTATACTTCGATGCCGGGACTTACCCGGGGAAACAGAACGATGCAATTCCTGTTCGTAAACGGACGCATTATAAAAGACAGGACCGTAAGCCACGCAATAAGACAGGCATATCAGTCCATAATACCGTCTGACCGGTTTCCGCTGACAGCCTTGTTTATCGAGATACCTCCAGACAGAATAGATGTAAACGTTCATCCTTCAAAAGCAGAGATACGTTTTGATAACGAAAGGGATATTCATAGCAGGATATCTTCCGTTCTAAGAGAGACTGTGGGTGGGAAGACGGTATCTTTTAGAGACAAAGTGGAATCGGTTTACAGAACAATATTCCCCGGAGGGGAGAACGGGGGAAAAAGGGGAGCTGAAAAATCCAACGGCGAGGATTATTCGCAACAACAACACGATATGGGACTAGAATCGTCAGAGCATCGTTCTGACTGGCTTTTCCAGAAATCACCCCAACCTCTTTTTGATGAATCAGGTGGAGACGACAACGCATCAGGTACCGGAAGATTATACTGGCAACTACATCAGAGCTTCATATTCATCCAGATAAGAGGCGGAATGGTGATAATCGATCAACACGCAGCACATGAAAGAATACTTTACGACAAGATGAAGAAAAATATTTCGGGCGAAAAATCTGCAGTACAGGCCTTACTGTTTCCTGCAACGCTAGAACTATCTGCCGAGGAATATGATAATTATGAGGGGCTTGCCGACACTCTTCCTCCCATAGGATTTGAGGTAGAACCATTTGGAGCCAGATCGGTGATCGTGCGCGGGATACCGGCTGGTGTGCGGAACTGGAATGACGGCAGACTTCTCCAGGACATACTTTCAGAAAAAGGAATTGGAAAGAGCAGTCATGAGATGTTGATGAAATCCTACGCGTGCAAGGCATCTGTAAAAGCCGGAGACAAATTGTCAGTTGAAGAGATGGAATCCCTCACAGACCAACTGTTCGCCACAGAATTCCCATTCACTTGCCCTCACGGCAGGCCTACCATGTTGCGGGTAGATGTGGCTGATCTTGAAAGAAGATTTCTGAGGACGGTAAAAGGGGAAAACTAATGAATCCTCTCGTAATCGTCGGCCCAACTGCTTCCGGGAAAAGTGCTCTGGCATTGAATATTGCTATCCGTACGGGAGGGGAGATAGTTTCCATAGACTCCAGGCAGGTCTATCGGGGCCTTGATATCGGCACAGCAAAACCTTCACAACATGATCGTGAACTCGTGCCTCATCATCTTCTTGATATTATAGGACCTGAAAGGAAAACAGACGCGAGATGGTTTTCCAGGATTGCTTCTGAAGCAGTCCGGGATGTACTGTCCCGATCAAAACTCCCAATATTGACCGGTGGATCGGGTCTATATCTCAAAGCAATTCTCGAAGGTCTTTTCAGCATCGATCTAGATGAGGATATGAGGTCCGCATTTGCGAAATCAATAATTGAGACCTCTACTTGCGAACTCCTCAAAGAATTACGAAAAGTGGACAAGGAAAGCGCAGAGAGGATCCATCCCAATGACAGATATCGGCTAACCAGAGCATTGGAAGTTTACAGTCTCACGGGGCTATCATTAAGTGATCATTTTGCTCGACAGAAGGAATCCGAAGGGGGAGGGCTTGATATGATCTGCCTTAAGACTGGCATAGATATTACCAGGAAAGAATTAAGAAAACGGATAGCTGAAAGAACTCTATTGATGTTCGACGATGGCTGGCCGGAAGAAGTCAGGTCTCTTTTGTCACAAGGAGCCGATCCGGAGTGGTACGGGATGAAGACTCTTGGCTATCCAGAGGTCATATCTTACGTAAATGGGGAATCTTCCAGGCAGGAAACGATCGACAAAATCGTGCTGAAAACGTCACAATATGCAAAAAGACAGATGACATGGTTCAGGAGTGACAAAGATATAAGATGGATCAATGGAGATGTTCGGAAGCAAAGTGAACTGGTGTTCAAGATGCTTGACACGAAGGAGTTCAACTGATAATTTCAACTTCAGACGAAATCAATGCGGGCATAACTCAGCTGGTAGAGTATCAGCTTCCCAAGCTGAAGGTCGCGGGTTCAATTCCCGTTGCCCGCTCATCTTTCAGATCCCCGCGGAATCGGACTCTGCGGGGATTTTTCAGGTAGGCTATGACGTTAAAGATAAAAAGTATATCGGGCAACAAAGGATTCTTTCGGGAAGAAGACGAGATAGTCTCGATCGATGATGTTATGGTATGTGATCAGCTGGATATCCTGTTTCTTTCCGCTGGCGAAGGCGCAGCGCAATTCACCGTTCGTCGAAAGAACGGGAAGGTAGTATCAAGAAGGATAAAATATTCCACATTAGAAAAGGCAATGCCTGTATTCGAGGAAATGGAGTTTAAAAGCTGCAGGAGTCGTTGTGTTTTCTGCTTTGTCGATCAGATGCCACCAGGGATGAGGAGATCACTGTATCTCAAGGATGACGACTACCGGTTGAGCTTTCTTTTTGGTAATTATGTTACAATGAACGACATCAAAGATTCCGAACTTGACAGGATAATTAAGTACAATCTTTCCCCGCTATACGTGTCCATACATGCTACGGACAGGAAAACCCGAAAAACCCTTTTTGGGAGGCCCATAAAGAGAGACATTCTTTCAGATCTACGGTTCCTGGCTGAAAAGGGTATCACGTACCATGCCCAGATCGTGCTTGTTAACAATTTAAACACGGGAAGAATCCTTGATCGCACCGTAAGGGATATCGCATCCTTAAGACCTTCTTGCAGATCTCTCGCTATTGTACCCGTAGGCCTTACGAAGCATCGCCGAGGCTTGAGCAAGATAAGAGGCTTTTCAAAGGCGGAAGCCAGAAAAATAGTAGATTGGGCTGAACAGGCTCGGGTAAAGTATTCTACTTCACTCTATCCTGATACATTTATACATCTTTCCGACGAGTTCTACCTTCTCGCCGGGAAAGTCCTTCCAGCTACCGAGGATTATGGTGATTACGAGCAACTGTCAAATGGAGTCGGGATGTGCAGGGATTTCATCGATGAGACAATCGAAGATATAGAAGGATTAGCCTTTTCCGGCATAAAAAGATTCGAGATGACTGTTGTTACCGGAAGGCTTGGTTCGATCTTCCTGAAAAAATATATTATCCCGATCTTGAAGAAGAAAATACCTGGCGCCGACATTGAAATCCTTACAGCTTCAAACATGACCTTTGGCAGCAAAGTCACCGTATCAGGGCTTCTGGCAGGGAGGGATATCATAAATGTGCTGGCCTCCAGCAAACAGCGAGGATGTGTAGTCATGCCTCCAAATAGCGTAAATCACGATGGAGTCTTTCTGGACGATATCACGCCTGGAGAAATAGAAGATATTTCTGGAAGAAAAGTGATTGTACCCGAGAGATCGTTTCTCGAAGAAAGTGTCATAATCCAGTGTGAACGGAGGAACGGTCGATGAAAAAATATTCTACAGTGGCGATTATAGGGAAGATTAACTCTGGCAAATCGACACTCTTCAACAGAATTACCAAAACCCGAAAGGCGATAACTCATGAAACACCCGGTGTGACGAGAGACAGAATAGAGGAAGTCGCCTCATGGAACGGTGTTAGTTTTAATCTCATCGACACGGGTGGTTTCAGCCTAAGTGGAGAAGACCATCTACAGCCTCTAATAACGGAGAGAATAAAAAGAACGGCCGATGAAGCCGAACTGATTATTTTCCTGGTGGATGTTGATACGGGGGTAACGTCCGAAGATCAAAACCTACTTAAGACATTCAGGACGTTCAGGGATAGAATGATCCTGGTCGTTAACAAAGTCGAAAACAAACAGGACCACATCGATGCGAACGAATTTTATGGAATAGGCCTCGGCGACATTTTTATGGTAAGCGCGTTGCATGGTACTGGTGTTGCCGATCTTCTTGATGAAGTAGTATCACGGTTGCCAAAAAAACCAGCCGACAAGCCGGAGGAGGAAGATTTAAGAATCGCAATAATCGGCAAGCCGAATGTGGGTAAGAGTTCCCTTGTTAATGCTCTTCTTGGTGAGGACAGACATATAGTTTCCGAAGAACCAGGCACAACAAGAGACACGATCAATATAAGGATAAAATATCATGGTAAAGATATCGTTCTTGTCGATACGGCAGGAGTAAAAAGAAAGGCTAGAACGGAGAGGGGCCTGGATTCCATAAGTAGCTTGAAAAGCATCCAGTCGGTCACGGATGCTGATATCGTGCTGGTCATGATTGATGGATCCGAACCCGAAATATCACGTCAGGATACCAGAATAGCCGCGTTACCTCACAAATCCGGAAAAGGTGTCATTATCCTGATAAATAAGTGGGATTTGGTAGAGAAGGACGAAAAGACTGCCGGCAAATTCACTCAGAGGGTCAGGGATGAGTTCCAATTTATCAATTATGCTCCGGTGCTGACTATATCCGCAAAAGATAGTACGAGACTGACAAAGATATTTCCACTCTGTTTTTCCATCCAGGAAGCAAGAAGAAAACAGATCGGGACTTCAGAATTGAACAGGTCTATCGAAGAAGCTGTCAAAGCAAAGGCGCCGGGTTTCTTTAAAACAGGGACAGGGAAAATCTATTACTCGACCCAAACAGGCATAGAGCCTCCTACCTTCACCCTTTTTGTCAACAAAACGACCTATTTCCCTCGTTCATATATCCGTTATATCAATAACAAGATAAGAAAAAGGTTTACCTTTGAGGGAACAAAGGTTAAGCTGTTTCTGCGTTCAAAGGAGAAATAAAAATGGAATTGGTGATCAGATTCATCCTGATCCTTGTTCCATGCTATCTCCTTGGATCGATACCCTCAAGCTATATCATGGGAAAGTTGCTCAGGGGGATCGACCTGAGGCAGCATGGCAGCGGGAATCTTGGGGCAGCAAATACTTTCAGAGTACTTGGCGCGAAAGCAGCAGTGCCGGTCCTTCTGTTTGATATCGGGAAAGGATTCCTTGCTGTAAAACTCGTAAGCATGTTCGGTATCGGCGGAATCCTTCAGGTACTTGTCGGCGTCCTTGTAGTGATCCTTGGGCATAACTATTCCATTTTCGTCAAGTTTTCGGGAGGTAAGGGCGTAGGAACTACTGCGGGGGCTTTTCTCGCCATGGCGCCGGTCGCTGTTGGTATCTGCTTTCTGATCTGGGCTCTGATCCTGCTTATATTCAGAATTGTTTCCGTTGCCAGCATGATCTCGGCACTGTTTCTTCCAGTGATAATCCTTATCGTAAACCATTTTCTGGAAAGCAGGACTCACAGCTACATAGTAATCATGTCCGTAGTAATGGCAGCATTGGTTGTCTACAAGCATAGAAGCAATCTGAGACGTCTGTCAAATGGCACTGAACCAAGGATATTCTAGGTTGGGGACTTCTCATGAACAAAAAGAATAAATACGGGTCAGAGAGAGTTGCTGTCATAGGAGCTGGAAGCTGGGGTACGACTCTCGCGCTTCTTCTTGCAGGAAAGGGATGCGAAATCAACCTATGGGAGTTCTTTCCGGATCAGGCTCGTGCCCTTATAAGGGACAGGGAAAACAGGAAGTTTCTGCCTGGTGTCAAGATACCGGATAATGTACACATCACATCGGACCTTGAGATAGCTCTGGCTGGCGCCTCACGAATATTGTTCGTTACTCCAAGTCATACTATGCGTCAAGTCGCAGGGCAGGTAGCGAGTACTTCCGGTTTCCACAAAAAGATGATAGCGATCAACGCATCCAAAGGCCTCGAAGAAAAAACTCTATGCAGAATGAGTGAAGTCCTGTCTCAGGAACTTAAACTCCCCTCAAGGCGGATAGTAGGCCTCCTCGGTCCCAGTCATGCAGAGGAAGTAAGCAGGAAAATGCCAACATCCATCGTTGTTGCAGGACCTGATATCACGATTCTTGAGGATATTCAGGACCTGTTCATGACTGATTATTTTAGAGTATATACAAACAAAGATCTTATAGGTGTGGAACTGGGTGTATCTCTAAAAAATACAATCGCCATAGCTGCTGGGATCTGTGACGGTCTTGGCTTTGGAGATAACACAAAAGCGGCGCTCCTGACCAGGGGATTGGCTGAGACCAAGCGGTTGGCTTGTAAACTTGGAGCGAGAGATGGCACGTTGAGCGGGCTGGCAGGGGTCGGCGACATGATAGTGACCTGCATGAGCCGTCACAGTAGAAACAGATATGTCGGCGAAGAGATCGGTAAGGGCAGGTCCCTGAATGATATTCTTGAGGAAATGGTAATGGTGGCCGAGGGTGTCAAGACGACCAGAGCTGCAGTTATGCTGTCCAAAAGAGCGCATGTTGAACTTCCGATCACTGAACAGGTTCACAAGGTCCTGTTCCGCCGTAAAGATCCCAGAAGAGCTATCAGGGACCTTATGATAAGAAAAGCAAGGAACGAGATGTACAGATGATCCAGACACTCCGGATGGAAGCCACTTGACAAGGTGAATCAGATGAAACAAAAGTCCCAGAAACTTTATTACTCGATAGGGGAAGTAAGTGAACTTATGGGGGTCAAACCCCATGTCCTCAGATACTGGGAGACCCAGTTCCCCGTGTTGAAGCCCAGAAAAAACAGGGCTGGAAACAGGACTTACAGGATTCGGGACATAAAGTATATACTTTCCATTAAAAAATTGCTGTATGGGAAGGGATATACTATATCCGGAGCAAGGCAGATGCTCAGGGAATCCAGTAATAATCCGGACATCCTTATTGAACAATTGAGCATCCCGTTTGCCGAACCGGGAAAATTCGAGGTCGTTCTGTCCCTCAAGCAGGATCTGCTCGAACTTAAAGAGCTCGTCAAAAGCCTGTAATTCTTTTGCAGGCCATTGGCTTTCCCCGTTCAGGGACAGTCATGAATTTTAAGCTTGTTTTTTCTTGCGTCAGAGGTTTATTTTATCACCTGTCGGGGCGTGGCGCAGTCCGGTAGCGCACTTGCATGGGGGGCAAGTGGTCGCTGGTTCGAATCCAGTCGCCCCGACCAGCTTTTTTACCTCTCCGCAAACAGGACAGAAAATGTTTCTTGATGATTTCGGGGTCATAATTCCCGCATACAATGAACAAGATCATATCGCGGACGTGATCCTTTCCCTTAAGAATATATTTCCTCCCGGGAATATCGTCATAATCGACGATGGGTCGAAAGACGGTACCGCAACAACCGCACAATCGACCGGGGCAGTTGTTATAACACATCCTGAAAACAGGGGGAAAGGTGCCGCACTCAGGTCAGGGTTCGAATATTTTACCAAAATGACTGACATAAGGGGAGTTTTCACATTGGACGCGGACGGCCAGCACGATCCATCGGAGATCTCAGGATTTGTAGACATGTTTAACGAGACCGGGGCTGATATCCTTATTGGAAACAGAATGAAATCTACCAGGAACATGCCCCTTGTAAGAAAACTCACAAACAGATTCACTTCAATGGTGATCAGCCAGAGAGTAGGATGCAGGATCGAAGACAGCCAGTCAGGTTACCGCCTTATAAAAAATTCTCTTATTGCAAGTATAGATCTTGTCACAGAACATTTTGAGACTGAAAGTGAAATTCTGATCAAGGCTGGCAGCAAGGGTGCGATAATAGGTTCTGTTCCTGTCAGTACGATATACGCTACAGAAGAAAGCAAGATTAATCCCTTGCGCGACACGATCCGGTTTTTCAAGCTGGTCATCAAGAGTTATTTCTGGTAGTCTCCGTTCTCCTCGCAATAATTGCAGGAGGATCTAAGATCTACAGAACCAGCGGAGAAGATGATTGAAGAAAAAACCAATAATACTTGTCACAAACGACGATGGTATACGTGCGGAAGGCATTAAAGCTCTTGCTGCTGGAATAGCTCATCTTGGCAAGGTCATCATCGTCGCTCCGGAAAATGAACAGAGCGCAACAAGTCATGCTATTACCCTGGATAGACCTCTCAGGATAAAAAAATACAGTGATGACAGATACGGCGTCTCGGGCACTCCTGCTGATTGTTTGCTGATGGCTGTCCAGGGAATCCTGGGTGAAAAACCCGATATTGTCGTCTCAGGAATAAATCATGGTCCGAATCTTGGTGAGGATGTGATGTACTCTGGAACAGTCGCTGCAGCAATTGAGGGATACCTCATGGGAATATCCTCGATAGCATTCTCCATTACGTCATGGGATCCTGTTTCTTTCGATGCTGCTTCTTTAATTTCATCAAGACTTACATCAAAAATGCTTGAGGGTATGAATGAGAATGTTCTTCTGTGGAACGTAAATATCCCTGCAATACCTATGAATGAGATCGGTGGCCTCAGGGTAGCCAGGCTGGGATCACGAGTATACAATGATGCTGTCATCAAACAAACTGACCCGAGAGGCAAGGAATGTTACTGGATCGGTGGGGGAGAACCGGGCTGGAAGAAAGAGAAAGATTCTGATTTCTGCGCCATAACCGAAGGATATGTATCTCTGACACCCCTCATGGTGGATATGACTGACAGAAAAAGGATGAGTGATCTTGACAAATGGGATCTGGATTTGAGCCCGAAGTAGATTACAGCATAGCGCGAAAGCGGATGGTAAGAGATCAACTTTCAGCGCGAGGGATCGAGAATGACAGACTTCTTCAGGCTTTCATGGAGGTGCCGAGACACCTCTTTCTCGATCCTGCAACTGGAGCAAGAGCTTACGACGATTGTTCATTCCCAATCGGATATTCACAGACGATTTCCCAACCCTACACGCAGGCTATGATGATGCAGTATCTGCAGATATCTTCGAGCGACAGGATTCTTGAAGTTGGTACAGGCAGTGGTTACCAGACAGCCATACTTTCTCTGCTTGGCCGGGAAGTCTTCTCCGTCGAAAGAATCGCACCACTATCAAGAAATGCGGGTGAAGTCCTTTCACGTATAAGAACAGGCAGGATCAGGCTGAAGATCACCGATGGTTCGGACGGATGGGAATTCTACGCGCCCTACGACAAAATCATTGTATCCGCTGCTATGCGTGAAAAACCTGTCAGTTTAATTGATCAGTTGGGCGTTGAAGGCATGCTGATTGCTCCAGTCGCTAAGGAACACGAGCATCTTGTCTTATACAGTTGGGTGGAAGGAAAGATCAAAGAACAAGTACTTTCAAGATGCGCCTTCGTACCTCTTCTGAAGGGAACCGAATAGTGACTTATCCTATCTTCGCTCTGATCCAGGGGATGTCTCCGAAACTGCTGACTTTCCTTATAGCCGCCCTTCCGATATCCGAACTTAGGGGAGCGATACCTTATGCCCTGTCAAGCGGTGGACTAGGCTGGAAAGAAGCCTATTTCTACGCTGTGATGGGCAATTTCCTTCCCGTCATCCCGATACTTCTTTTCCTTGAAAGGGTATCCAACTGGCTTAGAAGATATCCAATATGGGACCGCTTTTTCGAATGGTTTTTCAAAAGGACGCGCAAAAAGGGACAGATGATATCAAGATTCGAGACTATAGGGCTGATTCTTTTTGTCGCGATACCTCTGCCTGTCACAGGGGCATGGACCGGGTGCGCGGCCGCTTTTTTATTCAAGGTGCCTCTTAAGCTTGCGATCCCGGCTGTTGCAGCAGGTATTCTTATTGCGGGAGCGATTGTCACGCTTGCATTTATGGGTGTTATCTCGTTCTGGGGAATTGCTTCAGGCTGAATGATTATATATTTCGTTGATTTAGTATACCGATTTTATTTGAGTTATTGAATGTGAATTGCTATTTTACCGTGTGAAATCGGGGCGTAGCGCAGTTCGGTAGCGCGCCTGCTTCGGGAGTAGGAAGTCGCTGGTTCAAATCCAGTCGCCCCGACCACTTTTTAATGATGCTTACTTATCAGACAAGAACTGTTCGAGTTTTAGTGGCGTGCGGTGTGATCACGCTGGCAGTCTCGTGTTCACCATCTCCCAAATACATGGGAAAAAAGAACGAGAGTGATCGGAAACCTGTATCTACTACATCCAGCAGACTGCCGGAAAAAAAGAAACTTTTTTCCCCTGGATATCCTATAACGGATTTAAATCTTTCCATGATAACCAGTCTTTATGGCGCCAGAAAGCATCCGCGACTCCATACCATGGAATTCCACACAGGTATTGACATAGACACAAAGTTGGGTGAACCTGTCCTTTCTGTGGCTGAAGGGGTAATAATATTCTCTGGAAAACAGGGTGGATATGGTAATGTGATTATTGTAGAACATTCAGAAAGGTTCTGCACGGTGTATGCACACCTCTCGCTCATGTTAGTAAAGAAAGGTGAGATAGTGCGCAGGGGGGAGGCAATAGGCAAAGTCGGAGTGACAGGGAATTCTACAGGTTCGCACCTTCATTTCGAAGTGAGAGTCGGTGGGAAAACTGTCAATCCGTTGGACTTCCTCAATATCGTTAAATAATCTCGGACAGGAAGTAATATGACAGCAAGTAGAAATAGTTCAAGTATAGACAGTAAATATTTCGAGGATGTAGGTCGCTATCCGCTTCTCTCCAGGGTCGAGGAAATCGAACTTGCCAGGAAGGCAAGAGATGGGAACGAGGAAGCCAGAAAGACACTTATTCTCAGCAATCTCAAGCTCGTCATTACGATTGCAAAATCATATTCTTCCTACGGTGTGCCATTTCTTGATCTGATTGAGGAAGGAAACCTTGGGCTCATAAAGGCCGTCAGTCGCTTCGATCCGGAAAAAGGGTTCCGATTCTCAACATATTCATCCTGGTGGATCAAACAGTCGATTGTAAGAGCTATTTCAAACTTTTCAAGGACCATCCGGATCCCTATCCATGTATTTCAGCTGATGAAAAAATATATTGCGATGGATAACTCTACCGAAAATCTGAGCCAGACGGAAAAAGCAGGGGTGCTTGGTATTTCCAACAAGAAACTTCGTATGATTGAGAACTTGGTCATGAATATCAAAGCGCTGGATGTATCGAATAGCGTCGATTCATACAATGAACTCACTACAAATATCGACCCGCCAGACGATACCGATGTTGAAAAGATAATCCTTCAGCAGATCGAACATGAGGAATTGGCAAGGCTGCTCGACAGGTTATCCGAGAGAGAAAAACTTATCCTCAAGATCCGGTATGGATTTAATGATGGAGTCACTCACACACTGGCGGAAACCGGTCTGGTTATTAAGGTGTCCAGAGAAAGGGTCAGGCAGCTTGAAGTCAGGGCATTGAGAAAACTTCGTTGCCTTCTCGAGGCCCAGGATCCAGCAGAAGAGAATCTCTGCCTATGAAAAGGATAACATGCTTGATGATATATTAAAACGAATCAGGGAGATTCCTGATTTTCCAAGAAAGGGCATTCTTTTTCGTGATATCACACCAGCGCTTCTTGATCCCTT
This genomic interval from Candidatus Latescibacterota bacterium contains the following:
- the mutL gene encoding DNA mismatch repair endonuclease MutL; this translates as SGSVVMPIINKLTADTTGKIAAGEVIERPANAVKELIENSIDASAKRISVEVIRGGKDLIRVSDDGIGISSQQLPLAIENFATSKISKIEDISRIMTLGFRGEALASIKSVSRLSISSRSIDEDVGREMRWSGEKIVSDGPVARTQGTDIVAEDLFFNVPARKKFLSSDQAELRKITAFIQSLSLAVPDIAFLLKSNGKDVLSYPVSTMDERVEVIFGAGTFPNLKRFDDDDGRIRIHGYTSMPGLTRGNRTMQFLFVNGRIIKDRTVSHAIRQAYQSIIPSDRFPLTALFIEIPPDRIDVNVHPSKAEIRFDNERDIHSRISSVLRETVGGKTVSFRDKVESVYRTIFPGGENGGKRGAEKSNGEDYSQQQHDMGLESSEHRSDWLFQKSPQPLFDESGGDDNASGTGRLYWQLHQSFIFIQIRGGMVIIDQHAAHERILYDKMKKNISGEKSAVQALLFPATLELSAEEYDNYEGLADTLPPIGFEVEPFGARSVIVRGIPAGVRNWNDGRLLQDILSEKGIGKSSHEMLMKSYACKASVKAGDKLSVEEMESLTDQLFATEFPFTCPHGRPTMLRVDVADLERRFLRTVKGEN
- the miaA gene encoding tRNA (adenosine(37)-N6)-dimethylallyltransferase MiaA translates to MNPLVIVGPTASGKSALALNIAIRTGGEIVSIDSRQVYRGLDIGTAKPSQHDRELVPHHLLDIIGPERKTDARWFSRIASEAVRDVLSRSKLPILTGGSGLYLKAILEGLFSIDLDEDMRSAFAKSIIETSTCELLKELRKVDKESAERIHPNDRYRLTRALEVYSLTGLSLSDHFARQKESEGGGLDMICLKTGIDITRKELRKRIAERTLLMFDDGWPEEVRSLLSQGADPEWYGMKTLGYPEVISYVNGESSRQETIDKIVLKTSQYAKRQMTWFRSDKDIRWINGDVRKQSELVFKMLDTKEFN
- a CDS encoding DUF512 domain-containing protein, which produces MTLKIKSISGNKGFFREEDEIVSIDDVMVCDQLDILFLSAGEGAAQFTVRRKNGKVVSRRIKYSTLEKAMPVFEEMEFKSCRSRCVFCFVDQMPPGMRRSLYLKDDDYRLSFLFGNYVTMNDIKDSELDRIIKYNLSPLYVSIHATDRKTRKTLFGRPIKRDILSDLRFLAEKGITYHAQIVLVNNLNTGRILDRTVRDIASLRPSCRSLAIVPVGLTKHRRGLSKIRGFSKAEARKIVDWAEQARVKYSTSLYPDTFIHLSDEFYLLAGKVLPATEDYGDYEQLSNGVGMCRDFIDETIEDIEGLAFSGIKRFEMTVVTGRLGSIFLKKYIIPILKKKIPGADIEILTASNMTFGSKVTVSGLLAGRDIINVLASSKQRGCVVMPPNSVNHDGVFLDDITPGEIEDISGRKVIVPERSFLEESVIIQCERRNGR
- the der gene encoding ribosome biogenesis GTPase Der, producing the protein MKKYSTVAIIGKINSGKSTLFNRITKTRKAITHETPGVTRDRIEEVASWNGVSFNLIDTGGFSLSGEDHLQPLITERIKRTADEAELIIFLVDVDTGVTSEDQNLLKTFRTFRDRMILVVNKVENKQDHIDANEFYGIGLGDIFMVSALHGTGVADLLDEVVSRLPKKPADKPEEEDLRIAIIGKPNVGKSSLVNALLGEDRHIVSEEPGTTRDTINIRIKYHGKDIVLVDTAGVKRKARTERGLDSISSLKSIQSVTDADIVLVMIDGSEPEISRQDTRIAALPHKSGKGVIILINKWDLVEKDEKTAGKFTQRVRDEFQFINYAPVLTISAKDSTRLTKIFPLCFSIQEARRKQIGTSELNRSIEEAVKAKAPGFFKTGTGKIYYSTQTGIEPPTFTLFVNKTTYFPRSYIRYINNKIRKRFTFEGTKVKLFLRSKEK
- the plsY gene encoding glycerol-3-phosphate 1-O-acyltransferase PlsY encodes the protein MELVIRFILILVPCYLLGSIPSSYIMGKLLRGIDLRQHGSGNLGAANTFRVLGAKAAVPVLLFDIGKGFLAVKLVSMFGIGGILQVLVGVLVVILGHNYSIFVKFSGGKGVGTTAGAFLAMAPVAVGICFLIWALILLIFRIVSVASMISALFLPVIILIVNHFLESRTHSYIVIMSVVMAALVVYKHRSNLRRLSNGTEPRIF
- a CDS encoding NAD(P)-dependent glycerol-3-phosphate dehydrogenase, producing MNKKNKYGSERVAVIGAGSWGTTLALLLAGKGCEINLWEFFPDQARALIRDRENRKFLPGVKIPDNVHITSDLEIALAGASRILFVTPSHTMRQVAGQVASTSGFHKKMIAINASKGLEEKTLCRMSEVLSQELKLPSRRIVGLLGPSHAEEVSRKMPTSIVVAGPDITILEDIQDLFMTDYFRVYTNKDLIGVELGVSLKNTIAIAAGICDGLGFGDNTKAALLTRGLAETKRLACKLGARDGTLSGLAGVGDMIVTCMSRHSRNRYVGEEIGKGRSLNDILEEMVMVAEGVKTTRAAVMLSKRAHVELPITEQVHKVLFRRKDPRRAIRDLMIRKARNEMYR
- a CDS encoding MerR family transcriptional regulator; the encoded protein is MKQKSQKLYYSIGEVSELMGVKPHVLRYWETQFPVLKPRKNRAGNRTYRIRDIKYILSIKKLLYGKGYTISGARQMLRESSNNPDILIEQLSIPFAEPGKFEVVLSLKQDLLELKELVKSL
- a CDS encoding glycosyltransferase family 2 protein — its product is MFLDDFGVIIPAYNEQDHIADVILSLKNIFPPGNIVIIDDGSKDGTATTAQSTGAVVITHPENRGKGAALRSGFEYFTKMTDIRGVFTLDADGQHDPSEISGFVDMFNETGADILIGNRMKSTRNMPLVRKLTNRFTSMVISQRVGCRIEDSQSGYRLIKNSLIASIDLVTEHFETESEILIKAGSKGAIIGSVPVSTIYATEESKINPLRDTIRFFKLVIKSYFW
- the surE gene encoding 5'/3'-nucleotidase SurE; the protein is MKKKPIILVTNDDGIRAEGIKALAAGIAHLGKVIIVAPENEQSATSHAITLDRPLRIKKYSDDRYGVSGTPADCLLMAVQGILGEKPDIVVSGINHGPNLGEDVMYSGTVAAAIEGYLMGISSIAFSITSWDPVSFDAASLISSRLTSKMLEGMNENVLLWNVNIPAIPMNEIGGLRVARLGSRVYNDAVIKQTDPRGKECYWIGGGEPGWKKEKDSDFCAITEGYVSLTPLMVDMTDRKRMSDLDKWDLDLSPK
- a CDS encoding protein-L-isoaspartate(D-aspartate) O-methyltransferase, giving the protein MGSGFEPEVDYSIARKRMVRDQLSARGIENDRLLQAFMEVPRHLFLDPATGARAYDDCSFPIGYSQTISQPYTQAMMMQYLQISSSDRILEVGTGSGYQTAILSLLGREVFSVERIAPLSRNAGEVLSRIRTGRIRLKITDGSDGWEFYAPYDKIIVSAAMREKPVSLIDQLGVEGMLIAPVAKEHEHLVLYSWVEGKIKEQVLSRCAFVPLLKGTE
- a CDS encoding small multi-drug export protein; amino-acid sequence: MTYPIFALIQGMSPKLLTFLIAALPISELRGAIPYALSSGGLGWKEAYFYAVMGNFLPVIPILLFLERVSNWLRRYPIWDRFFEWFFKRTRKKGQMISRFETIGLILFVAIPLPVTGAWTGCAAAFLFKVPLKLAIPAVAAGILIAGAIVTLAFMGVISFWGIASG